The sequence AATACGGTCGGCACCGATGGCAAGATTCTTTCTGCGCCACTGATTATGGTGAATAGCATAGACGAGTTCAATGCGTTGCCTGCAGAAAAAGTGAAAGGGAGCATCGTATTCTTCAATTACCGCTTCCGCCAGGATATCATCAATACGTTTGATGGATATGGCGACTGCGGTAAGTACCGCTGGACTGCGCCAAACATGGCCGCAGCGAAAGGAGCTGTCGGTACCATCATTCGCTCTGTATCTACCGGGCTGGACGATGCACCACACACCGGCTCTATGCGATATGCAGATACTGTAAAGCCGATACCAGCTATGGCCATCGGCAATACCAGCGCTGACATGCTCGAGAAAAAAATGAAAGAAGGCAATGCTACCGCGTTCATGCAATCTGAATGCAGGATGGAAGGCACGGTAAGGTCTTACAACGTCATTGGAGAAATAACAGGTTCGGAATATCCAGAGAGCATCGTGTTGGTCGGTGGTCATCTCGACTCATGGGATGTGGGCGAAGGCGCACACGATGATGGTGCCGGCTGTGTTCAATCGATAGAAGTGATACGCGCCCTGAAAGCACTTGGTATAAGACCAAAGCGCACCGTCCGTGCCGTATTATTCATGAATGAAGAAAACGGTCTTAAAGGCGGACTTGCCTACGGAGACTCGGCCAAAGCTAGAAATGAAAGACATATACTGGCTATAGAAACGGATGCAGGTGGATTTTCGCCAAGAGGTATATCGCTGGACATGGGTGAAAGCGAAAGGGAGCAGATAAAAGCCTATCGCAACCTTTTCCTTCCGTACGGTGTTTATGATTTTACCCAAGAGCATGGTGGCGCAGATATTTCGCCCCTACGCAAGCAGGGCGTGCCTGCTGCAGGGCTTGTGCCGGATCCCCAACGCTATTTTGACTTGCATCATACACCCAACGACGTGTTTGAAGCAGTGAACCACAGAGAGTTAAAACTGGGCGCAGTTACTTTGACCGCACTGGTGTACCTTGTAAGTGAACATGGATTGAAATCAGGAAATGTCCAGCCGTGATACAAATGATACCATACTGCAAAAACTGCTGAAAAAACCTTCAGCGATCATTGCTATTAGTATCATATTACTAACGGCAATGATCGCTTTATTTGCTTACCTGCTGGCTCCGGACAATACTCCCAATGCCAACCGAATGATCATTGAGCTTGGCGCAAGAGAACCCGGTTTCTCTAAACAACTTTTGCTAGTTCCAAAAACAATAACACAACAGAGGACGAACAAAGGAACTGAGTGGCTATCCGGAACACCATCGGACTACAATGCGATACCGTTGAATGGTTATCACTTCAACGGTGACAAACTTTATATAAAACACTACATAGACGAAGGGTTACAAGACACCATGACCTTCGCTCTCCAGCAATTGCTTCCGACGGGGGAGAAGACAAAAAGCATCAAGGAGCAACGACAATATTTGGAGAAACACCAGATCGTTAAACGGACATTCTATCTCGGAACCGACAGGTATGGAAGGGATATTTTGTCGCGCGTAATTGTGGGCTCGAGAGTCAGCCTGGCCGTTGGCTTCGTGGCTGTGCTGTTATCGATAACTATCGGCATCATACTCGGTTCCGTAGCCGGGTATTTTGGTGGCATCATCGATAATACGGTGATGTGGGTGATCAATATTCTGTGGGCTATACCTACCCTACTACTGGTAT comes from Polluticoccus soli and encodes:
- a CDS encoding M28 family peptidase, with the protein product MKKLLLCSLLSISATGSFANDSLTLKTMSDEIMLRGACYNNLRVLCKQIGHRLSGTPAAAKAVEWGQNALTVAGADKVWLQPVDVPYWIRGKESLKFQFGKDKKIVEVPVLSIGNTVGTDGKILSAPLIMVNSIDEFNALPAEKVKGSIVFFNYRFRQDIINTFDGYGDCGKYRWTAPNMAAAKGAVGTIIRSVSTGLDDAPHTGSMRYADTVKPIPAMAIGNTSADMLEKKMKEGNATAFMQSECRMEGTVRSYNVIGEITGSEYPESIVLVGGHLDSWDVGEGAHDDGAGCVQSIEVIRALKALGIRPKRTVRAVLFMNEENGLKGGLAYGDSAKARNERHILAIETDAGGFSPRGISLDMGESEREQIKAYRNLFLPYGVYDFTQEHGGADISPLRKQGVPAAGLVPDPQRYFDLHHTPNDVFEAVNHRELKLGAVTLTALVYLVSEHGLKSGNVQP
- a CDS encoding ABC transporter permease; amino-acid sequence: MSSRDTNDTILQKLLKKPSAIIAISIILLTAMIALFAYLLAPDNTPNANRMIIELGAREPGFSKQLLLVPKTITQQRTNKGTEWLSGTPSDYNAIPLNGYHFNGDKLYIKHYIDEGLQDTMTFALQQLLPTGEKTKSIKEQRQYLEKHQIVKRTFYLGTDRYGRDILSRVIVGSRVSLAVGFVAVLLSITIGIILGSVAGYFGGIIDNTVMWVINILWAIPTLLLVFAITLTIGKGFWEIFIAIGLTMWVSAARLIRGQVLVIREMEYITAAKALGLGDARIIFRHILPNIAGPIMVIAASNFATAILIEAGLSFLGIGVQPPMPSWGLMIKEHYNFLLTNRPLLAIIPGIAIMLLVYAFNILGNALRDVLDVRA